The proteins below are encoded in one region of Aequorivita iocasae:
- a CDS encoding NAD(P)/FAD-dependent oxidoreductase → MIHTQKWDVIIIGGGLAGLVTALHLSQNKIKVCLIEKNKYPNHKVCGEYVSNEILPYLKLLGINPLSEGAKQISKFQITDTQGNPITAQLPLGGFGISRYRFDNLLYEAIRGKVEIIFDTVEKVFFKDNLFLVKTQNKKSLEGNCVVGAFGKRSNIDSFLNRKFMGQNSPWLAVKAHYEYEFPEDTVALHNFNGGYCGLSKTETGAVNACYLATFKSFKKYGGIEAFQKMELSKNPFLNKFFNNATPLFNKPLTISQISFQEKKPVENHIFMVGDSAGLIHPLCGNGMAMAIRSAQIFSEIYIEAYQNEKLNKKTMEEKYKAQWQSEFEERLKTGRFIQKLLMNPFASKLGFAMVKTFPFLVPMIIEKTHGSPSK, encoded by the coding sequence ATGATACATACACAAAAATGGGATGTTATAATAATAGGAGGTGGACTCGCAGGTCTTGTCACAGCCTTACATCTTTCCCAAAATAAAATCAAAGTTTGTTTAATTGAAAAAAATAAATACCCAAACCACAAGGTTTGTGGTGAATATGTAAGTAACGAAATACTGCCCTATTTAAAACTCCTTGGAATCAATCCCTTGTCTGAAGGCGCTAAACAAATTTCAAAATTTCAAATAACCGATACACAGGGCAATCCCATCACAGCACAATTACCTCTTGGCGGCTTTGGCATAAGCCGTTATAGGTTTGACAATCTACTTTATGAAGCGATTCGCGGTAAAGTTGAAATAATTTTTGATACCGTAGAAAAAGTATTTTTTAAGGACAATCTATTCTTGGTTAAAACTCAAAATAAAAAAAGTTTAGAAGGAAATTGTGTAGTTGGAGCATTTGGAAAAAGGTCAAATATTGACTCATTTTTGAACAGAAAATTTATGGGCCAAAACTCACCCTGGCTTGCTGTAAAAGCACATTATGAATATGAGTTCCCGGAAGACACCGTTGCGTTGCACAACTTTAATGGAGGTTATTGCGGTTTGAGCAAAACTGAAACGGGAGCCGTAAATGCCTGTTATTTGGCAACATTCAAATCTTTTAAAAAATATGGAGGTATCGAGGCTTTTCAAAAAATGGAGCTTTCAAAAAATCCTTTTTTGAATAAATTTTTCAATAACGCAACCCCCCTTTTTAATAAACCATTGACCATTAGCCAAATATCGTTTCAAGAAAAAAAACCAGTGGAAAACCATATATTTATGGTTGGTGACAGTGCAGGGCTCATCCATCCTCTTTGTGGAAATGGTATGGCAATGGCTATAAGAAGCGCACAAATTTTTTCAGAAATATATATTGAAGCCTATCAAAATGAAAAATTGAACAAAAAGACTATGGAGGAAAAATATAAAGCTCAATGGCAGAGCGAATTTGAGGAAAGATTAAAAACGGGAAGATTCATTCAGAAATTATTAATGAATCCTTTTGCATCAAAACTTGGCTTTGCAATGGTAAAGACTTTTCCGTTCTTAGTTCCAATGATTATTGAAAAAACACACGGCAGCCCATCCAAATGA
- a CDS encoding DUF1328 family protein codes for MLRWIIIFLVIAIIAAIFGFGGIAEGATDIAMIIFWIFLVLLVLSLLSHLFRK; via the coding sequence ATGTTACGTTGGATCATTATTTTTTTAGTAATTGCAATAATTGCAGCAATTTTTGGATTTGGAGGCATCGCAGAAGGTGCAACTGATATCGCAATGATTATTTTCTGGATCTTTTTAGTACTTCTTGTACTTTCGCTACTATCCCATTTGTTCAGAAAATAA
- a CDS encoding class I SAM-dependent methyltransferase, with protein MITFSNKHRSEQEEIMDSTDFRGEEMKKLLDDLKTVNKWLGGNKITIDGIQKLLQNHSKAEKVRILDIGCGDGELLRKCADFGQQNNYNFEFIGIDFNANILKYAKKRSENYPNIKFQKVDVFLEENLIPNCDIAVCTLFLHHFNTEEIENLLKKIIHKVNIGIVINDLHRSKQAFTLFKIVSELFLKTVTARHDGLISIAKGFKKNELKKISKQIPNQKSEIQWRWAYRYQWMLKKYL; from the coding sequence ATGATAACCTTTAGCAACAAACATAGATCTGAGCAGGAGGAAATAATGGATTCCACAGATTTTCGAGGAGAAGAGATGAAAAAACTATTGGACGACCTAAAAACAGTTAACAAATGGCTTGGCGGAAACAAGATTACAATTGACGGTATCCAAAAACTATTGCAAAATCACTCCAAGGCTGAAAAGGTAAGAATTTTGGACATTGGGTGTGGTGATGGGGAATTACTTAGGAAGTGTGCCGATTTTGGACAACAAAATAATTATAATTTTGAATTTATTGGAATTGATTTTAATGCTAATATTTTAAAATATGCAAAAAAAAGGAGCGAGAACTATCCAAATATAAAATTTCAAAAAGTTGATGTTTTTTTGGAAGAAAATTTAATTCCAAATTGCGATATTGCAGTATGCACTTTGTTTTTGCATCATTTCAATACCGAAGAGATTGAAAATCTATTAAAAAAAATAATCCACAAAGTCAATATTGGAATAGTAATAAATGATCTACATAGAAGCAAACAAGCGTTCACCCTTTTTAAAATTGTGAGTGAGTTGTTTTTAAAGACCGTAACCGCACGCCACGACGGATTAATTTCCATTGCGAAAGGTTTTAAAAAGAATGAATTAAAAAAAATATCAAAACAAATCCCAAATCAAAAGAGTGAAATTCAATGGCGCTGGGCTTACCGATACCAATGGATGCTCAAAAAATATTTATGA
- a CDS encoding lipocalin family protein, with protein MKKFLIMAVIAATTFSCGTPKTVQESRKVIKGYWSLNNISYDASGTFNVTLFNDTSVECFEGSTWRFIPNNNTGNYNIENSNCPTGERNFIFTIQEIDPATGLYDFLLKPTNAKGKSDTNAGYRLRLAQLNESSMRWEQTVSLDGKPFKINMNFSKIQE; from the coding sequence ATGAAAAAATTCCTCATTATGGCTGTTATTGCAGCTACAACATTCTCTTGCGGTACACCCAAGACCGTTCAAGAATCCCGAAAAGTAATCAAAGGATATTGGTCTTTAAACAATATTTCTTATGATGCTTCCGGCACTTTTAATGTTACTTTATTCAATGACACCTCTGTTGAGTGTTTTGAAGGAAGTACTTGGAGGTTTATCCCCAATAACAATACCGGAAATTATAATATAGAAAATTCTAACTGTCCAACGGGCGAGCGCAATTTCATCTTTACAATACAGGAAATTGACCCAGCAACAGGTTTATACGATTTCCTTTTAAAACCAACAAACGCCAAAGGTAAATCTGACACCAATGCAGGTTACAGATTGCGCTTGGCACAGTTAAACGAATCATCAATGCGTTGGGAACAAACTGTAAGTTTGGATGGTAAACCATTTAAAATAAATATGAACTTTTCTAAAATTCAAGAATAA
- a CDS encoding OmpA family protein: protein MKKFFKQTALVVLAFTFVISLTSCEATRNANNKQKGAVIGATSGAVLGAILGNNIGKGGNGELGAVIGGVVGGGAGVLIGAKMDKQAQKIEQEIPGAQVERVDEGIVVTFDENSGVYFDTAKYNINPASQATLDKLANVLKEYPDTNVLVVGHTDSVGSDEMNMTLSKNRAQSVTNYLVQNKGLSAGRFTTNWYGETAPVADNSTAQGRAKNRRVNLAIVPNEKMKQEAKQQAGE, encoded by the coding sequence ATGAAAAAATTTTTTAAACAAACCGCACTAGTTGTATTAGCATTTACTTTTGTTATTAGCCTAACAAGCTGCGAAGCCACACGAAACGCCAATAACAAACAGAAAGGTGCCGTTATAGGAGCTACTAGTGGTGCCGTATTGGGCGCAATACTTGGTAACAATATTGGAAAAGGCGGAAACGGAGAACTTGGCGCTGTAATTGGCGGTGTAGTTGGTGGAGGTGCCGGTGTATTGATTGGCGCTAAAATGGACAAGCAAGCACAAAAAATAGAACAGGAAATTCCTGGGGCACAAGTAGAGAGAGTGGATGAAGGTATTGTTGTAACTTTTGATGAAAACAGTGGTGTGTATTTTGATACTGCTAAATACAATATTAACCCTGCATCACAAGCCACACTTGATAAACTTGCAAACGTTTTGAAGGAATATCCAGATACCAATGTACTTGTGGTAGGACATACTGATAGTGTTGGTTCCGATGAAATGAATATGACACTCTCAAAAAATAGAGCACAATCCGTTACAAATTATCTGGTCCAAAATAAAGGATTAAGTGCCGGTAGGTTTACTACCAATTGGTATGGCGAAACCGCTCCAGTAGCTGATAATTCAACTGCCCAAGGTCGTGCTAAAAACCGACGTGTAAACCTTGCGATTGTTCCAAATGAAAAGATGAAACAAGAAGCAAAACAACAAGCAGGCGAATAA